Proteins from a genomic interval of Polaribacter sejongensis:
- a CDS encoding glycosyl hydrolase family 28-related protein, producing the protein MIKNIKHFFVIAFIGLISSINAQKKAFAYTKVTIEQEVYAVMSDKWNDDFKHVDYPKQWLQNVVEVKPGQSIQKAIDNVYNEGGGVVFLKKGTHILNSTITLKSNITLIGEGRDKTILLQGEGIDNAAFNIEDKPQVTDLVIKDLTLKGKREGKVNGILFRGRNESRHTRIMLQNIDVTDWSAQGVHMKRTDNIIMDNCNFQYNGSAGGLYHNVYFLYNKYILQSDCNMSYPVKGKGNKYTSCEYVLAQRCTIKDTKTNGIQADHDEAGYIFFHKYHVSGCARVALWFPCENYYDKYHYTENPKYAPQKVILNRCEIVNNTWGAMWRSVNDSYIINSVFDNIEVDMGLLKCDVTLENSTFKKGNEIYTDVKQWPKDVRILW; encoded by the coding sequence ATGATTAAAAACATAAAACATTTCTTTGTTATCGCTTTTATAGGATTAATTTCATCTATAAATGCACAAAAAAAAGCATTTGCATATACTAAAGTAACTATAGAGCAAGAAGTATATGCTGTAATGTCTGATAAATGGAATGATGATTTTAAACATGTAGACTATCCTAAACAATGGTTGCAAAATGTTGTAGAGGTTAAACCTGGTCAATCTATACAAAAAGCCATAGACAATGTTTATAATGAAGGTGGTGGAGTTGTTTTCCTAAAAAAAGGAACTCATATTTTAAACAGTACCATTACTTTAAAAAGTAATATTACTTTAATTGGAGAAGGGAGAGATAAAACAATCCTTTTACAAGGAGAAGGAATAGATAATGCTGCTTTTAATATTGAAGATAAACCACAAGTTACAGATTTAGTCATAAAAGATTTAACCCTTAAAGGAAAAAGAGAAGGGAAAGTAAATGGTATTTTATTTAGAGGTAGAAACGAAAGCAGACACACAAGAATTATGCTTCAAAATATTGATGTAACAGATTGGTCTGCACAAGGTGTTCATATGAAACGGACTGATAATATTATAATGGATAATTGTAATTTTCAATATAATGGATCTGCAGGGGGTTTGTATCATAATGTATACTTTTTGTATAACAAATACATTTTACAGTCTGATTGTAATATGTCTTATCCTGTAAAAGGTAAAGGAAATAAATATACATCTTGCGAGTATGTTTTGGCACAACGTTGCACTATAAAAGATACTAAAACAAATGGTATTCAGGCAGATCATGACGAAGCTGGATACATTTTCTTTCATAAATATCATGTTTCAGGATGCGCAAGAGTCGCACTCTGGTTTCCTTGTGAAAATTATTATGATAAATATCATTATACAGAAAATCCTAAATATGCACCTCAAAAAGTAATTTTAAATCGTTGTGAGATTGTAAACAATACTTGGGGAGCAATGTGGAGATCGGTTAATGATTCGTATATAATCAATAGTGTTTTTGATAATATAGAGGTAGATATGGGATTGTTAAAATGTGATGTTACTCTAGAGAATAGTACTTTTAAAAAAGGAAACGAAATATATACTGATGTTAAACAATGGCCAAAGGATGTTAGAATTTTATGGTAA
- a CDS encoding sulfatase-like hydrolase/transferase — protein sequence MNKQHKLLFVISILVLFVGCKSTEKKQKITEKKRPNFLFVLVDDQSPFDLKTYDPNSILETPNIDKLAKGGLVFDQARNMGSMNGAVCTPSRHMIMSGRTVWNLPKSAEDQKNNEYNEIEDSTMGAVFNNAGYNTMRTCKKGNSYPNANKQFTVVKDATKRGGTEETGSAWHSKQVLRYLSERETTKEAAPFLIYFGFSHPHDTRNGTPELLAKYGAVNHKDKNKVPALSEKQPQLQDNYLEEHPFFHGHPKLRDEERVSGVWKNRDENTVRNELGREYACSENIDIQIGKVLDKLEAMGELDNTYIIYTSDHGMSIGRHGLMGKQNLYEHTWRVPFIIKGPGIEAGKRVKGNIYLLDVLPTLCDLAGIEIPKTVQGKSFTSVIKGEKEEVRDVMYGVYAGGTKPGMRTVKKGDWKLIKYDVMDGAVRETQLFNLAKNPNEYLPEHHKNGEMETDLAENPKYAEKLAEMEALLLEQMVANDDPYRLWNQPQIH from the coding sequence ATGAACAAACAGCATAAATTACTTTTTGTTATATCAATCTTAGTTTTATTTGTAGGATGTAAAAGCACTGAAAAGAAGCAGAAAATAACAGAAAAAAAGCGTCCAAATTTTTTGTTTGTTTTGGTTGATGATCAATCTCCTTTTGATTTAAAAACATACGACCCAAATTCAATTTTAGAAACACCCAATATAGATAAGTTAGCAAAAGGCGGACTTGTTTTTGATCAGGCAAGAAATATGGGATCTATGAATGGAGCTGTTTGTACACCTTCTAGACACATGATTATGTCTGGTAGAACAGTTTGGAATTTACCTAAAAGTGCAGAAGATCAAAAAAATAATGAATATAACGAAATAGAAGATTCTACCATGGGTGCTGTTTTTAATAATGCAGGTTACAATACCATGCGTACATGTAAAAAAGGAAATTCGTACCCAAATGCTAATAAACAATTTACGGTTGTAAAAGATGCTACTAAAAGAGGAGGGACAGAGGAAACCGGAAGTGCGTGGCACTCTAAACAAGTTTTAAGGTATTTATCAGAAAGAGAAACAACTAAAGAAGCGGCTCCTTTTTTAATTTACTTTGGATTTTCTCATCCGCATGATACCAGAAATGGTACTCCTGAATTATTAGCTAAATACGGAGCAGTAAACCATAAGGATAAAAATAAGGTTCCTGCTTTAAGTGAAAAACAACCCCAACTTCAGGATAATTATTTAGAAGAACACCCATTTTTTCATGGACATCCAAAACTTCGAGATGAAGAGCGTGTAAGTGGTGTTTGGAAAAATAGAGATGAAAATACGGTAAGAAATGAATTAGGACGTGAGTATGCTTGTTCAGAAAATATAGACATACAAATTGGTAAAGTATTAGATAAGTTAGAAGCGATGGGGGAGTTAGATAATACCTATATTATTTATACATCCGACCACGGAATGTCTATTGGGAGACATGGTTTAATGGGGAAACAGAATTTATACGAACATACATGGCGTGTTCCATTTATTATAAAAGGACCTGGAATTGAAGCAGGAAAAAGAGTAAAAGGAAATATATACCTTTTAGATGTATTACCAACTTTATGTGATTTAGCAGGTATCGAAATTCCAAAAACGGTACAAGGAAAAAGTTTTACATCCGTAATAAAAGGAGAAAAAGAAGAAGTTAGAGATGTAATGTATGGTGTGTATGCAGGAGGAACAAAACCAGGAATGAGAACCGTTAAAAAAGGCGATTGGAAATTGATTAAATACGATGTAATGGATGGTGCAGTGAGAGAAACTCAACTTTTTAATTTAGCGAAAAACCCTAATGAATATTTACCAGAACATCATAAGAATGGTGAGATGGAGACCGATTTAGCAGAAAATCCAAAGTATGCAGAAAAATTGGCTGAGATGGAGGCTTTGTTGTTGGAACAGATGGTAGCAAATGATGATCCATACAGATTATGGAACCAGCCACAGATCCATTAA
- a CDS encoding TlpA family protein disulfide reductase, with the protein MKYNYLILTSICLLFLIVSCDRSKKDVVNENIIKLPLTEIYGYGPFKSAMGGMSPYSESENNPWKKTELKTVGIPSSWTDVKVGDINTDIYQLVFESYHTNAITKAYYEQLQNNWNWIPDSLNLSKAPIKTKIAFAFGKDSIGELQMIVDTNNNLDFSDDKIFKPTEIDPKVKFDNDSLAKANVKDVNFERFVNNEITTISAPLLIVYMKEYNMFLSNFPQYATTSLEGVALAVASNGFKNLSYDNSELVTINSIPSEGKADENVIILENEYIEINGNTYKNRGVNKNENVLVLEKMKEPKDQLFSAQVGYKAFPFSGKEFSTGASVSLEGLKGKYVLLDFWATWCGPCIQELPNLRAFYENTARSKFEIVSIIGDSAPEDVTKMIEKYSISWPQIFTDDSNRIKEQYGIRGYPTTFLVNPDGVIIAKNLRGKDLEQKIEELIKE; encoded by the coding sequence ATGAAGTATAACTACTTAATATTAACGTCTATTTGCCTATTATTTCTAATTGTAAGCTGTGATAGGAGTAAGAAAGATGTTGTAAATGAGAACATCATAAAGTTGCCATTAACTGAAATATACGGCTATGGTCCTTTTAAGTCTGCTATGGGTGGTATGTCTCCGTATTCTGAATCTGAGAATAATCCATGGAAAAAGACAGAGCTCAAAACCGTTGGAATTCCTAGCAGCTGGACAGATGTTAAAGTAGGGGATATTAATACAGATATCTATCAATTGGTGTTTGAAAGTTACCATACTAATGCTATTACAAAAGCGTATTATGAGCAACTTCAGAATAATTGGAATTGGATTCCCGATTCTCTAAATTTATCGAAAGCACCTATTAAAACGAAGATCGCTTTTGCATTCGGAAAAGATTCAATAGGTGAGCTGCAAATGATTGTGGACACGAATAATAATCTTGATTTCTCTGATGATAAGATATTTAAACCTACAGAAATAGACCCCAAGGTTAAATTTGATAACGATTCTTTAGCTAAAGCAAATGTGAAAGACGTGAACTTTGAACGTTTTGTAAATAACGAAATAACCACCATTAGTGCACCGTTACTTATTGTATATATGAAAGAATACAATATGTTTTTAAGTAATTTTCCTCAGTATGCAACAACGAGCTTAGAAGGTGTAGCATTGGCGGTAGCTTCAAATGGTTTTAAAAATTTATCTTACGATAATTCAGAACTGGTTACTATAAATAGTATTCCAAGTGAAGGTAAAGCAGATGAAAATGTTATAATTCTAGAAAATGAATACATCGAAATTAATGGTAATACATATAAAAATCGAGGTGTAAATAAGAATGAAAATGTATTGGTTTTAGAGAAAATGAAAGAACCCAAAGATCAATTATTTTCTGCTCAAGTCGGATATAAAGCCTTTCCTTTTTCAGGTAAAGAATTTAGTACAGGAGCATCGGTTTCTTTGGAAGGTTTAAAAGGAAAATATGTGTTACTCGATTTTTGGGCAACATGGTGTGGGCCATGTATTCAAGAACTTCCGAATCTTAGAGCATTTTATGAAAATACAGCGCGTTCTAAATTTGAAATCGTAAGTATAATAGGGGACAGTGCTCCTGAAGATGTCACCAAAATGATTGAAAAGTATAGCATTTCATGGCCACAAATTTTTACAGATGACTCCAACCGCATTAAAGAGCAATATGGTATAAGAGGATATCCTACAACATTTCTAGTAAACCCTGATGGTGTTATTATTGCCAAAAACTTAAGAGGAAAAGACTTGGAACAAAAAATTGAAGAATTAATAAAAGAGTAG
- a CDS encoding ferritin-like domain-containing protein, whose translation MNTYTDNIGNKLNALLEKTYDAEKGFTKAAENVTETPLKNYFKRKSQERLTFGHELKQELAAYGQDINKGGSITGQAHRTWVDIKSAFATNNEGAMLEEAIRGEKASVEEYQDIINETDLPLSTKTILESQKHTIESGLAKIKTSADIK comes from the coding sequence ATGAATACGTACACAGATAATATTGGAAACAAATTAAACGCTTTATTAGAGAAAACTTACGATGCAGAAAAAGGGTTTACTAAAGCTGCCGAAAACGTAACAGAAACGCCTCTTAAAAATTACTTTAAAAGAAAATCTCAAGAGCGTTTAACCTTCGGACATGAATTAAAGCAGGAACTCGCAGCCTATGGCCAGGACATTAATAAAGGTGGAAGTATTACTGGACAAGCACACAGAACGTGGGTGGATATTAAATCGGCTTTTGCGACAAATAACGAAGGAGCCATGCTTGAGGAAGCCATTCGTGGTGAAAAAGCTTCGGTAGAAGAGTATCAGGATATCATTAATGAAACGGATTTACCGTTAAGCACGAAAACCATTTTAGAATCTCAGAAACATACCATAGAAAGTGGTTTAGCTAAAATTAAAACGTCAGCCGATATTAAATAA